The Malus sylvestris chromosome 12, drMalSylv7.2, whole genome shotgun sequence genome contains a region encoding:
- the LOC126593716 gene encoding uncharacterized protein LOC126593716, with the protein MESARIARCSYRAVTVVIDLLEHSKYADICKEICLRFKQLTVGSFELTYSLPEHPNCLLQSDMDVHLMLMCLSMLKSSFVDISVKDLVSSNNEDGNIAAPNPPPQCRAVCNYAASDQTPHTHSHAVSNHEACDHDATNHATTDHLASDQAASNHATPGAPNHAAPGAPNRTLSDDATSNLATSNNAPSSDATSNHAASHRAAFIDVISNHDVSNHEVSNHVAFDDVISNHASWDDVISNHLASSSCMLDSISRFQESDTHLSQGWKEYIDHVGQKFEGGATGFRTKLCMYAFAMGFRFAYVKNDKDRVIAECFKKISDGCSWRVYASVCRLNGFFYIKTLNNVHTCTGVNREEKSKMMNAKIVSSILVDQIRGKPSIKPVDIVKDFKQNYGLDIPYHTAWYAKEMAKSEVHGDESSSYSRLVGYNNVLMSSNPGSHCVLDCDPKTSRFRRLFICYGACIEGFQWCRPLLFVDVTVLESKHEGQLIGATGKNGNQGSFPFAFAIVDSENEENWSWFFENLAKILTPQGRTVTFVSDQNKGLVEAVSNIFPTSPHAFCLQNLKQNLLSKFPSTYGKFLRDRIVDLFSKCAHAPTKAAFEVNLRNLKHEGGAPVMTFLEDLPKEKWSYAYFKGNQYGETCNNVSETFNSWILELCGLPIFHMVDGIRIKLMRMMAELSREAEQWSSVLCPEMEKTLNEILMLGRNWNVSRSTASVYEVHADYSVMVDLHNRLCTCHEWQIKGFPCVHALVAVQKHSGIIYEYIDDLFKSSYFRSSYGFRISPVPDTKNVMDEGSEDVIMPPPTKKRRGRPRTKMPKSLGEV; encoded by the exons ATGGAGAGTGCTAGAATAGCAAGGTGTAGTTATCGTGCAGTTACTGTTGTCATTGATTTGTTGGAACACAGTAAATATGCAGATATCTGTAAAGAGATATGTTTAAGGTTTAAACAACTGACAGTAGGGAGTTTTGAGCTGACATATTCTCTTCCTGAGCACCCTAATTGCTTGCTGCAATCAGATATGGATGTGCATTTGATGCTTATGTGTTTATCTATGTTGAAGAGTAGTTTTGTTGACATTTCGGTCAAGGATCTTGTAAGTTCAAATAATGAGGATGGCAATATTGCAGCGCCTAATCCTCCACCTCAGTGTCGTGCTGTTTGTAATTATGCAGCTTCTGATCAGACACCTCATACTCATAGTCATGCAGTTTCTAATCATGAAGCGTGTGATCATGATGCAACTAATCATGCAACAACTGATCATCTAGCTTCTGATCAGGCAGCGTCTAATCATGCAACGCCTGGAGCACCTAATCATGCAGCACCTGGAGCTCCTAATCGTACATTGTCTGATGATGCAACATCTAATCTGGCAACTTCTAATAATGCACCATCTAGTGATGCAACTTCTAATCATGCAGCTTCTCACCGTGCAGCGTTTATTGATGTAATATCTAACCATGATGTGTCCAATCATGAAGTATCTAATCACGTAGCATTTGATGATGTGATATCTAATCATGCATCGTGGGATGATGTAATATCTAATCATTTAGCGTCTTCATCATGCATGTTAGATAGCATCTCCAGATTTCAGGAAAGTGATACACACTTGTCTCAGGGTTGGAAGGAATACATTGATCATGTAGGCCAGAAATTTGAAGGGGGTGCAACTGGATTTCGTACGAAGTTGTGTATGTATGCCTTTGCGATGGGATTTCGTTTTGCTTATGTAAAGAATGATAAGGACCGTGTTATTGCTGAATGTTTTAAGAAGATTTCAGATGGCTGTAGTTGGCGTGTATATGCTTCAGTTTGTCGGTTGAATGGTTTTTTCTACATAAAGACTCTAAATAATGTTCACACTTGCACGGGTGTTAACCGTGAGGAGAAAAGTAAGATGATGAATGCAAAGATCGTATCTTCTATTTTGGTTGATCAAATCCGGGGGAAACCGTCTATTAAGCCAGTAGATATTGTCAAGGATTTTAAGCAGAATTATGGTCTTGATATCCCTTACCATACTGCATGGTACGCAAAAGAAATGGCTAAGAGTGAAGTTCATGGTGATGAATCCTCATCGTATAGTCGATTGGTTGGTTATAATAATGTTTTAATGTCAAGCAATCCAGGGTCGCATTGTGTCTTGGATTGTGATCCCAAGACTTCTCGCTTTCGGAGATTGTTTATTTGTTATGGTGCTTGCATTGAAGGTTTTCAGTGGTGCAGACCGTTGTTGTTCGTAGATGTGACTGTTTTAGAAAGTAAGCATGAAGGCCAACTAATTGGTGCCACCGGGAAGAATGGAAATCAAG GATCGTTCCCCTTTGCGTTTGCTATTGTGGACTCAGAAAATGAGGAAAATTGGAGCTGGTTCTTTGAAAATTTAGCTAAAATTTTGACCCCGCAAGGTAGGACAGTTACATTTGTATCTGATCAGAACAAAGGTCTCGTTGAAGCTGTTTCAAACATATTTCCAACATCCCCTCATGCATTTTGCTTGCAAAATTTGAAACAGAACCTTTTATCTAAATTTCCATCTACTTATGGTAAATTTTTGCGGGATCGAATTGTTGATCTTTTTTCGAAATGTGCACATGCTCCCACTAAAGCTGCTTTTGAGGTTAATTTGAGAAATTTGAAACATGAGGGTGGTGCTCCTGTTATGACCTTTCTCGAGGATCTTCCTAAGGAGAAGTGGTCATATGCCTACTTTAAGGGTAATCAATATGGTGAAACATGCAACAATGTTTCAGAAACATTTAATTCTTGGATTTTGGAGCTATGTGGCTTGCCCATCTTTCATATGGTTGATGGCATCAGGATTAAACTCATGAGAATGATGGCTGAGTTGAGTCGTGAAGCAGAGCAATGGTCTTCTGTTCTATGCCCTGAGATGGAGAAAACCTTGAACGAAATATTGATGCTTGGTAGGAATTGGAATGTCAGTCGTTCTACTGCTTCTGTATATGAGGTGCATGCCGATTATTCTGTTATGGTTGATCTGCATAATCGTCTATGCACCTGTCATGAGTGGCAAATTAAAGGCTTTCCATGTGTTCATGCACTTGTTGCTGTACAAAAACATTCTGGTATCATTTATGAATATATTGATGACCTCTTCAAGTCAAGCTACTTTAGAAGTTCATACGGGTTTCGTATCTCTCCTGTACCTGACACTAAGAACGTGATGGATGAGGGTTCAGAAGATGTTATCATGCCTCCGCCTACTAAGAAGAGAAGAGGTAGACCAAGGACTAAAATGCCAAAATCTCTTGGTGAAGTTTAA